A genome region from Geoalkalibacter ferrihydriticus DSM 17813 includes the following:
- a CDS encoding sensor histidine kinase, which produces MREQRDFDTPRPCPGGQQPDATALQRELTQTRAALEQARLCSFHQEKMAAVGQLAVGVAHEINNPVGFIASNLSSLARYLQKLTEFISVQDDIIRAYDAPAAAQRLEAARKALKIDFVVEDIDQLIAESLDGAQRVSAIVQGLKSFSHAGSDALQPADLQACLEDTLKLVWNELKYKVEIERDYEPLPQVLCRRQELTQVFLNLLVNASHAMTDKGRILLRTRRAAGAVNVSISDTGGGIAPEHLERVFEPFFTTKDVGQGTGLGLAIVADIVNKHGGRISVESRLGVGTTFTLSFPVAEEHGHEN; this is translated from the coding sequence ATGAGGGAACAGCGAGATTTCGACACACCGCGCCCATGCCCGGGTGGCCAACAGCCGGACGCAACGGCATTACAGCGTGAACTGACCCAAACGCGCGCGGCGCTGGAGCAGGCGCGTCTGTGTAGTTTCCACCAGGAAAAAATGGCCGCCGTGGGGCAACTCGCGGTGGGCGTGGCCCATGAGATCAACAACCCGGTGGGGTTTATCGCCAGCAATCTGAGTTCGCTGGCCAGATATCTGCAAAAGCTCACCGAATTTATCAGCGTGCAGGACGATATCATCCGGGCCTACGATGCGCCGGCGGCCGCGCAGCGGTTGGAGGCGGCGCGCAAGGCGCTCAAGATCGACTTCGTGGTCGAGGATATCGACCAGCTCATCGCCGAGTCCCTGGACGGCGCGCAGCGGGTCAGCGCCATCGTCCAGGGGCTCAAGAGCTTTTCTCACGCCGGCAGCGACGCGCTGCAGCCCGCCGATCTTCAGGCGTGTCTCGAGGACACACTCAAGCTGGTGTGGAACGAACTCAAATACAAGGTTGAGATCGAGCGCGACTATGAGCCGCTGCCGCAGGTGTTGTGCCGCCGCCAGGAATTGACCCAGGTGTTCCTGAACCTGCTGGTCAATGCGTCACATGCCATGACCGACAAGGGACGCATCCTGCTGCGCACGCGACGCGCGGCGGGCGCGGTCAACGTCAGCATCAGCGACACGGGCGGCGGCATCGCGCCTGAACATCTGGAGCGTGTGTTCGAGCCGTTTTTCACCACCAAGGACGTCGGCCAGGGCACTGGTCTGGGGCTGGCCATCGTTGCGGATATCGTCAACAAGCACGGCGGGCGCATCAGCGTCGAGAGCCGTCTGGGAGTCGGCACCACCTTTACCCTGTCTTTCCCGGTGGCCGAGGAGCATGGGCATGAAAACTGA
- a CDS encoding ATP-binding protein, translating to MKSMSIQARLTLAVSLLLVVALGLLGWGALAYFEKAFQRTIAAHQYGLVAALGGEIDEELRLAHRGLTAMAKTFPRDFAGAQDYIARQSFAQSLFENGLALLSPDGRLFAIEPFEAEMFERDFSHREYLQETLRTGQGLISKPFHTLRAHGRPIVMLTAPIFDDEGAIWGVLLGSLDLTRDNVLGKLTHARVGKTGYLFLFASDRTMIMHPDLSRIMQRDVPPGVNPLFDRALEGFEGSGETVNSRGVPMLVSYKQLQATDWILGATTPLAEAYAPIKRARLVLLLSIAAVALLSIGLVWLVARRLTAPLRDLTRHVKDMGDKQAEARMFTWASADEIGTLGAAFNHLVTEIDREAAALQRSEALLCEAQRMARMGHWEMDSASGGIQWSAQLYRILGVSSEQPPLNREEYLSRVHPEDRPWVQSTVAAALNGGGSFVMEHRILRPDGDVRLVHSETQFYRDAQGRTQRLFGTIQDITERKRSEVELQELLAAMAAKNLQIEQAYAELKTTQSYLQQQEKMASIGQLAAGVAHEINNPLGYISSNLGTLEKYLGRLTEYLALLEQGLSDGGADLAQRRDALKIPHILEDLPLLLGECREGTARVTKIVQDLKTFSRLDDGETVPADLRECLESAVNIAWNEIKYKAELVRDYEDLPPLMCRPRQLSQVFMNLLVNAAQAMERQGTIRLSSRREGAWVCIAVRDEGRGIAPEHFGRLFDPFFTTKEVGQGTGLGLSIAYEIVKNHGGEIHVESRVGEGSTFTVRLPLAQVGAELEVLEANEGISV from the coding sequence ATGAAATCCATGAGCATTCAGGCCCGCCTGACCCTGGCCGTGAGCCTGCTGCTGGTCGTCGCACTCGGCCTGCTGGGCTGGGGCGCCCTGGCCTATTTCGAAAAGGCATTTCAGCGCACCATCGCCGCGCATCAGTACGGGTTGGTGGCGGCCCTGGGCGGGGAGATCGACGAGGAACTGCGCCTGGCGCATCGGGGCCTGACCGCCATGGCGAAAACCTTTCCGCGCGATTTCGCCGGTGCCCAGGATTATATCGCCCGGCAGAGCTTCGCCCAGAGCCTGTTTGAAAACGGGCTGGCCCTGTTGTCGCCAGACGGGCGGCTTTTTGCCATCGAGCCCTTTGAGGCCGAGATGTTCGAACGCGATTTTTCCCACCGCGAATATCTGCAGGAAACCCTGCGCACCGGGCAGGGTTTGATCTCAAAGCCTTTTCACACCCTGCGCGCGCACGGTCGCCCCATCGTCATGCTCACCGCCCCCATCTTCGATGACGAGGGCGCCATCTGGGGCGTGCTGCTCGGCAGCCTGGATCTCACCCGCGATAACGTCCTTGGCAAGCTGACGCATGCGCGTGTAGGCAAGACGGGATACCTGTTTTTGTTTGCCTCCGACCGCACCATGATCATGCACCCGGATCTGAGCCGCATCATGCAGCGCGATGTGCCGCCCGGCGTCAACCCCCTGTTCGACCGTGCCTTGGAGGGGTTCGAGGGCAGCGGCGAAACCGTCAATTCGCGCGGCGTGCCCATGCTGGTGAGTTACAAACAGTTGCAGGCGACGGACTGGATTCTTGGCGCCACCACGCCATTGGCCGAAGCCTATGCGCCTATCAAACGCGCCCGCCTGGTGCTGCTGCTGTCCATCGCCGCCGTCGCCCTGTTGTCCATCGGCCTGGTCTGGCTGGTTGCCCGGCGCCTGACCGCGCCATTGCGCGACCTGACCCGACATGTCAAGGACATGGGGGACAAGCAGGCCGAAGCACGGATGTTCACGTGGGCCAGCGCGGACGAGATCGGCACCCTGGGCGCGGCCTTCAATCATCTGGTCACCGAAATCGACCGCGAGGCCGCGGCGCTGCAACGCAGCGAGGCGTTGCTGTGCGAGGCGCAGCGCATGGCGCGCATGGGGCATTGGGAGATGGATTCGGCCTCCGGCGGCATTCAGTGGTCAGCGCAGTTGTATCGCATCCTGGGCGTTTCATCGGAGCAGCCGCCCCTCAACCGGGAAGAATATTTGTCCCGTGTGCATCCCGAGGATCGCCCCTGGGTGCAAAGCACGGTGGCGGCGGCCCTCAATGGCGGCGGCTCCTTCGTCATGGAGCATCGCATCCTGCGTCCCGACGGCGACGTGCGTCTGGTGCACAGCGAAACCCAATTTTATCGCGACGCCCAGGGGCGCACGCAGCGACTGTTCGGCACCATCCAGGATATCACCGAGCGCAAGCGCAGCGAGGTGGAGTTGCAGGAACTGCTGGCTGCCATGGCGGCAAAAAACCTGCAGATCGAACAGGCCTACGCAGAGCTCAAGACCACCCAAAGTTATTTGCAGCAGCAGGAGAAGATGGCGTCCATCGGCCAGCTGGCCGCCGGGGTGGCCCATGAGATCAACAACCCCCTGGGTTATATCTCCAGCAACCTGGGGACTCTGGAGAAATATCTCGGGCGCCTTACGGAGTATCTTGCCCTGCTGGAGCAAGGCCTGAGCGATGGCGGCGCCGATTTGGCGCAGCGGCGCGACGCGCTGAAAATCCCGCACATTCTCGAAGATCTGCCGCTGCTGCTGGGCGAGTGCCGCGAGGGGACCGCGCGGGTGACCAAAATCGTGCAGGATCTCAAGACCTTCTCGCGCCTGGACGACGGGGAGACGGTGCCCGCCGATCTGCGCGAGTGCCTGGAGAGCGCCGTCAACATCGCCTGGAACGAAATCAAATACAAGGCCGAACTGGTGCGCGACTATGAGGATCTGCCGCCGCTGATGTGCCGCCCCCGGCAGCTCAGTCAGGTCTTTATGAACTTGCTGGTCAACGCCGCTCAGGCCATGGAGCGCCAGGGAACCATCCGCCTGAGTTCTCGGCGGGAGGGGGCCTGGGTGTGCATTGCCGTGCGGGACGAGGGCCGGGGCATCGCGCCTGAGCATTTTGGTCGGCTGTTTGATCCGTTTTTCACCACCAAGGAGGTGGGCCAGGGGACCGGGCTGGGCCTGTCAATCGCCTACGAAATCGTCAAAAATCACGGTGGAGAAATCCATGTGGAGAGCAGGGTGGGCGAGGGGTCCACCTTTACCGTGCGCCTGCCTCTTGCGCAGGTGGGTGCCGAGCTCGAAGTTCTGGAAGCAAACGAGGGGATATCTGTATGA
- a CDS encoding single-stranded DNA-binding protein, producing MSINKVILVGNLGKDPELRYTPSGVAVATFSLATSERYKDKSGEQQEKTEWHNIVAWRQLAEICGKYLHKGKQIYIEGKIQTRKYQDRDGNDRYITEIVADQMQMLGGRGDEGSSGGGGYGRQSSAAPRGDQRPAAGGGQKREPSRDDFEEPPFNPDDDIPF from the coding sequence ATGTCAATCAATAAAGTTATTCTGGTCGGCAATCTCGGCAAAGACCCGGAACTGCGCTACACTCCTTCGGGCGTGGCGGTGGCGACCTTTTCCCTGGCCACCAGCGAGCGCTACAAGGACAAAAGCGGCGAGCAGCAGGAAAAGACCGAGTGGCACAATATCGTCGCCTGGCGCCAGCTTGCCGAGATCTGCGGCAAATACCTGCACAAGGGCAAGCAGATCTATATCGAAGGAAAAATCCAGACGCGCAAATATCAGGACCGCGACGGCAACGACCGCTATATCACCGAAATCGTCGCCGACCAGATGCAGATGCTCGGCGGGCGCGGCGACGAAGGCAGCAGTGGCGGTGGTGGTTACGGCCGGCAGAGCTCCGCCGCGCCGCGCGGCGACCAGCGCCCGGCAGCCGGCGGCGGACAGAAGCGCGAACCCAGTCGCGACGACTTTGAAGAGCCGCCTTTCAACCCCGATGACGATATTCCGTTCTAA
- a CDS encoding response regulator: MKTDEVIKILCVDDEKNVLRALQRVFLDEDYELFTALSGPQGLEILEREEGIQVVISDYRMPEMTGVDFLHEVCRRRPETVRIVLSGYADTAAVVDAINEGQIYKFIPKPWNDDELRVTIDNALERYFLHARNRQLMEDLRLSNEELQLMNENLEDLVNERTAELVFRNQALTGAQNILHALPLAVVGLDCDDQVVYSNASADELFADVEGGLIAADRHAALPPDINAFIDGLPGEGAAYLRVKLGGALLRVKGVRMCFGAQQGIILTFNEEAETHA; encoded by the coding sequence ATGAAAACTGACGAGGTCATTAAGATTCTGTGCGTCGACGACGAAAAGAATGTCCTGCGCGCCTTGCAGCGGGTGTTTCTCGACGAGGACTATGAACTTTTCACCGCCCTTTCCGGACCGCAGGGGCTGGAGATTCTGGAGCGCGAGGAGGGCATCCAGGTGGTGATCTCGGATTACCGCATGCCCGAGATGACCGGCGTGGATTTTCTCCATGAGGTGTGCCGGCGGCGTCCCGAAACGGTGCGCATCGTGCTGTCGGGCTACGCCGATACGGCGGCGGTGGTCGATGCCATCAACGAGGGCCAGATTTACAAATTCATCCCTAAGCCGTGGAACGACGACGAACTGCGCGTTACCATCGACAACGCCCTGGAGCGCTACTTTCTGCACGCGCGCAATCGCCAGCTGATGGAAGATCTGCGTCTGTCCAACGAAGAGCTGCAGTTGATGAACGAAAATCTTGAAGATCTGGTCAATGAGCGCACCGCCGAGCTGGTATTTCGCAATCAGGCGCTGACCGGCGCGCAGAATATTCTGCACGCCCTGCCCCTGGCGGTTGTCGGCCTGGATTGCGACGACCAGGTGGTGTACAGCAACGCCTCGGCGGATGAGCTTTTTGCCGATGTCGAGGGCGGCTTGATCGCGGCCGATCGCCACGCCGCCCTGCCGCCGGACATCAATGCCTTTATCGACGGCCTGCCCGGGGAAGGCGCCGCCTACCTGCGGGTGAAGCTGGGCGGCGCGCTGCTGCGCGTCAAGGGGGTGCGTATGTGCTTCGGCGCTCAGCAGGGCATCATCCTGACTTTTAACGAGGAGGCAGAGACGCATGCGTGA
- a CDS encoding ATP-binding protein: MTLKSSDTKSVHATRPDHTPLPKRGAMLVLLLATTAIALFIDKMMHWLYPDFSLVVVALINLGLLVGLVGPLGYMLLLKPYARLIAAYRAGEERLRRSESFLRATLDALPDHIAILDAQGKILAVNNGWRRFAEENGPVNGNVNEGADYYGVCRAAEGEDAREARDFAQGIDAVLRGAQESFALEYSCHSPGIQRWFIGRVRALHYDGAPRVVVSHRDITARRLAENSLRHSEALYRTMFETSGNIKLIIAQDGTILRCNSQAEIQLGYTRAEMEGVMNWRTFIDPVDLPAMEKLDGDLWDEQGPASVNAEIRFRSRQGQLRYVLMAANRIAGTRQSFVSLADYSVRRAMNEALLENQNRLFRQHEELHQLFHQVETIKQEWEQTLDCLDDIVVLTDAQGCIRRCNRALQSVMAGDYHSLIGLPLTDLLGALEVHAESGLGDGVMLHDPSTGRFLLSRTYSFSEGGAGESGTVVTLQDVTRMRRMSGELAAANRALEAKRRELQQAYDDLKAGQQRILQQEKMASLGQLAAGVAHEINNPIGYMSSNLGTLQKYLARLEEFFAAQEQWLPENSAATADLAQKRRALKIDHILADIPHLLDESLEGAQRVKQIVQDLKNFSRLDAGEPLAADLVECLESTINIVWNEIKYKAELVRDYEALPPLVCHAQQLGQVFINLLVNAAQAIDKRGTICVRTRHEGDWLSIAVSDTGGGIAPEHLSKLFDPFFTTKQVGQGTGLGLAIAYEIVKKHGGEISVDSTPGEGSTFTLRLPLGNSGQGILADTGGGA, translated from the coding sequence ATGACGCTTAAATCATCTGACACCAAGTCCGTTCACGCCACCCGGCCCGATCACACGCCCTTGCCCAAGCGTGGCGCCATGCTGGTGCTGTTGCTGGCGACGACCGCCATCGCCCTGTTTATCGACAAGATGATGCACTGGCTGTATCCGGATTTTTCCCTTGTCGTAGTCGCCCTGATCAATCTGGGGCTTCTCGTCGGGCTTGTCGGCCCTCTGGGGTACATGCTGCTGCTCAAACCCTACGCGCGCCTCATTGCCGCATACCGCGCCGGCGAAGAGCGGCTGCGCCGCTCGGAAAGCTTTCTCCGCGCCACCCTGGACGCCCTGCCCGACCATATCGCGATTCTTGATGCGCAGGGCAAGATCCTTGCGGTCAATAACGGCTGGCGACGGTTTGCCGAGGAGAACGGACCGGTGAACGGCAACGTCAACGAGGGGGCCGATTACTACGGCGTGTGCCGCGCCGCCGAAGGCGAGGACGCCCGCGAGGCCAGGGACTTCGCGCAGGGCATCGACGCGGTGCTGCGTGGCGCACAGGAGAGCTTCGCCCTGGAATATTCCTGCCACTCCCCCGGAATTCAGCGCTGGTTCATCGGGCGGGTGCGGGCATTGCATTATGACGGCGCGCCGCGCGTGGTGGTCAGTCACCGCGATATCACCGCGCGCAGGCTGGCCGAGAATTCCCTGCGCCACTCCGAAGCGCTGTACCGCACCATGTTCGAGACGAGCGGCAATATCAAGCTCATTATTGCGCAGGACGGTACCATCCTGCGCTGCAATTCCCAGGCGGAAATCCAGCTCGGCTATACCCGCGCCGAAATGGAAGGCGTCATGAACTGGCGCACCTTTATCGATCCCGTCGATCTGCCCGCCATGGAAAAGCTCGACGGTGATTTGTGGGACGAACAGGGGCCGGCCTCAGTCAATGCCGAGATCCGCTTTCGCTCACGGCAGGGCCAGCTGCGCTACGTCCTCATGGCCGCCAACCGCATTGCGGGCACCCGCCAGAGCTTCGTGTCCCTGGCGGACTATTCGGTGCGCCGGGCCATGAACGAGGCCCTGCTCGAAAACCAGAACCGGCTCTTTCGCCAGCATGAGGAGTTGCACCAACTTTTCCATCAGGTGGAAACCATCAAGCAGGAATGGGAGCAGACCCTTGACTGTTTGGACGACATCGTGGTGCTCACCGACGCGCAGGGGTGCATCCGTCGCTGCAATCGCGCGCTGCAAAGTGTCATGGCGGGCGATTACCATAGCCTCATCGGACTGCCGCTGACCGATTTGCTTGGCGCGTTGGAAGTCCACGCCGAAAGCGGCCTCGGCGACGGGGTCATGCTGCATGATCCGTCTACGGGACGCTTCCTATTGTCGCGTACCTATTCCTTCAGCGAGGGCGGCGCCGGTGAGTCCGGCACCGTGGTGACCTTGCAGGATGTCACGCGCATGCGCCGCATGTCGGGCGAGCTGGCTGCGGCTAATCGGGCCCTGGAAGCCAAGCGCCGCGAGTTGCAGCAGGCCTATGACGACCTCAAGGCCGGGCAGCAGCGCATTCTGCAACAGGAAAAGATGGCGTCCCTCGGCCAGCTGGCCGCCGGGGTGGCTCATGAGATCAACAACCCCATCGGCTATATGTCGAGCAATCTGGGCACCCTGCAAAAATATCTGGCGCGCCTGGAAGAATTTTTCGCCGCCCAGGAGCAATGGCTCCCGGAAAATTCCGCCGCGACCGCAGACCTTGCGCAAAAGCGCCGCGCCCTCAAAATCGACCATATTCTTGCCGATATTCCCCATCTGCTGGACGAATCCCTGGAAGGGGCGCAGCGCGTGAAACAGATCGTGCAGGATTTGAAAAACTTTTCCCGTCTCGACGCCGGCGAGCCGCTGGCCGCCGATCTGGTGGAGTGCCTGGAGAGCACCATCAACATCGTGTGGAACGAAATCAAATACAAGGCCGAGCTGGTGCGCGACTACGAGGCGCTGCCGCCCCTGGTGTGCCATGCGCAGCAACTGGGGCAGGTATTCATAAACCTGCTGGTCAACGCCGCTCAGGCCATCGACAAGCGCGGCACCATCTGTGTGCGCACCCGCCATGAGGGCGACTGGCTGAGCATCGCCGTGAGCGATACGGGCGGCGGCATCGCGCCCGAGCATCTGAGCAAGCTCTTCGACCCGTTTTTCACCACCAAGCAAGTGGGGCAGGGCACGGGGCTGGGTCTGGCCATCGCCTATGAGATCGTCAAGAAACATGGCGGCGAAATCAGCGTGGACAGCACTCCTGGTGAGGGTTCGACCTTTACCCTGCGTCTGCCCCTGGGGAATAGCGGGCAGGGAATCCTTGCCGATACAGGAGGTGGCGCTTGA
- a CDS encoding HD domain-containing phosphohydrolase, whose amino-acid sequence MSETPELVAEEIPLSILLVDDEPNILTALRRLLMDEEFELLTAASGSVALEMLRDAPEVGVIVSDQRMPGMTGVEFLEQARVIAPQALRILLTGYADMEATIAAINQGGAYRYLTKPWDDQALLMTVREAATQYRLKRENERLHQIVNRQNEELRQWNTRLKSRVLEQTAEIRKKNEELRAKNTRLKANYRDTIGALSGLLEMRAPHMRNHARNVSALALGVAQAMNLGAEERDELQVAALLHDIGEIGTPDGLLRRRAEELSGEDLHAYLQHTVRGQMAIDAISDLRGAGVLIRHHHEHYDGSGYPDALGGTAIPLGARIIALADFIDRNLPRHDERAADLVLTLLQPYLGSRFDTSLYPFFEQVVRAHYGPPADAAGMVPRLVRPAELNNGMVLNDDLFSSTGLLLLSRNTVLDDEAIAAIFRYHELDPFRRGIAVLVKKR is encoded by the coding sequence ATGAGCGAGACGCCGGAGTTGGTTGCAGAAGAGATCCCCTTAAGCATTCTGCTGGTGGACGATGAGCCCAACATCCTGACCGCATTGCGGCGGCTGCTCATGGACGAGGAGTTCGAGCTGCTGACCGCCGCCTCGGGCAGCGTGGCGCTGGAGATGCTCAGAGACGCGCCCGAAGTGGGGGTGATTGTCTCCGACCAGCGCATGCCGGGCATGACGGGGGTTGAATTTCTCGAACAGGCGCGCGTGATCGCGCCCCAGGCCCTGCGCATCCTGCTCACGGGCTATGCCGACATGGAGGCGACCATCGCCGCCATCAACCAGGGCGGTGCCTATCGCTATCTCACCAAGCCCTGGGACGACCAGGCGCTGCTCATGACCGTGCGCGAGGCCGCCACCCAATACCGCCTCAAGCGTGAAAACGAGCGCCTGCACCAGATCGTCAATCGCCAGAACGAAGAACTGCGCCAGTGGAACACCCGGCTGAAAAGCCGGGTGCTGGAGCAGACGGCTGAAATTCGCAAGAAAAACGAGGAGCTGCGCGCCAAGAACACGCGCCTCAAGGCCAACTACCGCGACACCATCGGGGCGCTTTCGGGCCTGCTGGAAATGCGCGCGCCGCACATGCGCAACCACGCGCGCAATGTCAGCGCCCTGGCCCTGGGGGTGGCGCAGGCCATGAACCTTGGCGCCGAGGAGCGCGACGAGTTGCAGGTGGCGGCGCTGCTGCACGACATTGGCGAAATCGGCACCCCCGACGGCCTGTTGCGCCGCCGCGCCGAGGAGCTCAGCGGCGAGGACTTGCACGCATATCTGCAACATACGGTGCGCGGCCAGATGGCCATCGACGCCATCTCCGATCTGCGCGGCGCCGGGGTGCTCATCCGCCATCATCATGAGCACTACGACGGCAGCGGTTACCCGGACGCCCTGGGGGGCACCGCCATTCCCCTGGGGGCGCGCATCATCGCTTTGGCCGATTTCATCGATCGCAACCTGCCGCGCCATGACGAACGCGCCGCCGACCTGGTGTTGACCCTGTTGCAGCCCTATCTCGGCAGCCGCTTCGACACCAGCCTCTACCCCTTTTTCGAACAGGTGGTGCGCGCCCATTACGGGCCGCCCGCCGACGCCGCAGGCATGGTGCCGCGCCTGGTGCGGCCCGCCGAACTGAACAACGGCATGGTGCTTAACGACGATCTGTTCAGCAGCACCGGCCTGCTGCTGCTCAGCCGCAACACGGTGCTTGACGACGAGGCGATTGCCGCCATCTTTCGTTACCATGAGCTGGACCCCTTTCGCCGGGGCATCGCCGTGCTGGTTAAGAAGAGGTGA
- a CDS encoding sensor histidine kinase, producing the protein MVDAEGIEFLVGAEKTLTDVLTVAEVEPLLRAAVTAGAQRALVVAGAQVLWQWPARDSEVAPPYGTQRAAQPLWLEGEEVGEVRIEAATAEGIMAAMAQMAAAALNGTINANLKRMLTTEIHTQVVSLSYEELLAANRELSASESRYRELSENLEERVRERGVELERAWARLLRQEKMAAVGQLAAGMAHEINNPLGFILSNLNTLQKYVGRFVDMLEFFHHRVGTCLSADLQEAVRHKWRELRLDYVTEDVGELLPQCISGAERVKQIIADLRAFAHIDVAPGATVDIAQSLARTLAVMEPEIPPDARVSAQLDGLPQLRGDGALLCQAFMNLIRNATQARPEGLEMHIQGKVDADGVRLMFRDNGPGVAEELRSRIFEPFFTTREVGAGVGLGLTLVHDAARAFGGHVEVAAAPGGGAEFALYLAAAEDAHG; encoded by the coding sequence ATGGTTGACGCGGAAGGCATCGAATTTCTGGTCGGCGCCGAAAAAACGCTCACCGACGTGCTCACCGTCGCCGAGGTGGAGCCGCTGCTGCGTGCCGCGGTGACCGCCGGCGCACAGCGTGCCTTGGTGGTTGCAGGCGCGCAAGTGCTCTGGCAGTGGCCCGCGCGCGACTCCGAGGTGGCGCCGCCGTATGGCACGCAACGCGCCGCACAGCCCCTGTGGCTGGAGGGCGAGGAGGTCGGCGAGGTGCGCATCGAGGCCGCAACGGCCGAGGGGATCATGGCGGCTATGGCGCAAATGGCGGCGGCGGCGCTCAACGGCACCATCAACGCCAATCTCAAACGCATGCTGACCACCGAGATTCACACCCAGGTGGTGAGCCTCTCCTATGAGGAGTTGCTGGCGGCCAACCGTGAGTTGAGCGCTTCCGAAAGCCGTTACCGCGAGCTGTCCGAAAATCTCGAAGAGCGGGTGCGTGAGCGCGGCGTCGAGCTGGAGCGCGCCTGGGCGCGCCTGTTGCGGCAGGAGAAAATGGCGGCTGTGGGGCAACTGGCCGCCGGAATGGCCCATGAAATTAACAACCCCCTGGGCTTTATCCTGAGCAATCTCAATACCCTGCAGAAGTATGTCGGACGCTTCGTCGACATGCTCGAATTTTTTCACCATCGCGTCGGCACCTGTTTGAGCGCCGATCTTCAGGAGGCGGTGCGTCACAAGTGGCGCGAGCTGCGCCTTGACTATGTCACCGAGGATGTCGGCGAGCTGCTGCCCCAATGTATTTCCGGGGCCGAGCGGGTCAAACAGATCATTGCCGATCTGCGGGCCTTTGCGCACATTGATGTGGCGCCGGGGGCCACGGTGGATATTGCTCAGTCCCTGGCGCGCACCCTGGCGGTGATGGAGCCGGAGATCCCGCCGGATGCGCGCGTCAGCGCGCAGCTTGACGGCCTGCCCCAACTCCGCGGCGACGGGGCGCTGCTCTGTCAGGCGTTCATGAATCTGATCCGCAATGCGACGCAGGCCCGCCCCGAGGGTCTGGAAATGCACATTCAGGGGAAGGTGGACGCGGACGGGGTGCGTTTGATGTTTCGCGACAACGGTCCGGGGGTTGCCGAAGAGCTGCGTTCGCGAATTTTCGAGCCGTTTTTCACCACCCGCGAGGTCGGCGCGGGCGTCGGCCTGGGGTTGACCCTGGTGCACGATGCCGCGCGCGCTTTCGGCGGGCATGTCGAGGTCGCAGCGGCGCCCGGCGGCGGTGCCGAATTTGCCCTGTATCTGGCGGCAGCGGAGGATGCCCATGGCTAA
- a CDS encoding GTP-binding protein, producing MIEFNQAENKMVLKLVYYGPALSGKTTNLLQLHELLARKGRGDLMVLDTRDDRTIYFDLLPFFLTAPSGLRIKIKVYTVPGQVRHDATRKAVLQRADGVAFIADSQLSETGNNVASFENLEKNLALVGLDIAQVPLVIQFNKRDLPRVVSQNDIERVWQPTGIPIHLASALNGEGVLETFATLAARTYAQLDDKWQLAAAHGLTRDDFVRQLVVPAREAEGL from the coding sequence GTGATCGAGTTCAACCAGGCTGAAAATAAAATGGTGCTCAAGCTCGTCTATTACGGGCCGGCCCTTTCGGGCAAGACCACCAACCTGCTGCAATTGCACGAGCTGTTGGCGCGCAAGGGCCGCGGCGATCTGATGGTGCTCGACACGCGCGATGACCGCACCATCTATTTCGATCTCCTGCCGTTTTTTCTTACGGCGCCCAGCGGGTTGCGCATCAAGATCAAGGTCTACACCGTGCCCGGCCAAGTGCGCCACGACGCCACGCGCAAGGCGGTGTTGCAGCGCGCCGACGGGGTGGCGTTCATCGCCGACTCGCAGCTCTCGGAAACGGGCAACAATGTGGCCAGCTTTGAAAACCTGGAGAAAAACCTGGCCCTGGTTGGTCTGGATATCGCCCAGGTGCCGTTGGTCATCCAGTTCAACAAGCGCGATTTACCGCGGGTGGTCTCCCAGAACGACATCGAACGCGTGTGGCAGCCCACCGGCATTCCCATTCATCTGGCTTCGGCCTTGAACGGCGAGGGCGTGCTGGAAACCTTCGCCACCCTGGCCGCGCGCACCTATGCGCAACTGGATGACAAATGGCAGCTGGCCGCCGCCCATGGCCTGACCAGGGACGATTTTGTGCGCCAACTGGTGGTGCCCGCGCGGGAAGCTGAGGGATTGTGA